The DNA region cagggtttcaccatgttggccaggctggtctcgaactcctaacctcaagtgattcactcagctcagcctcccaaagtgctgtgattacaggtgtgcgccactgcacccagcctcttttgctcatttttaacaGCATTTTTggtcttattattgagttgtgaataatcaatattttgtaaataatccATATTTTGTAGAGCAATGCTGCATTGGACACAGGTGTGAGGGCTCACCCTTGAACTCATATCTAACACAGCACTCTCTGCCAGCTGATGGCTTGCTTTTGCAGGTTCtcattttgcatttccttcaGCCCACAAAACTTCCTgtaagtttattttggtgcaggTTGGCTGGCAACAAATTCTCTTAGCTTTGTGGGTCTAAAAAAGTCTTTATAGTGCCTTCGTTTCTCAGTAACAGTTTTGACACTTTATTCACATACAATATAACGTACAATCCACCAGCTTTTAGCATATTCCGAGTTGTGCGACTATCACCAGAATCGATTTTAGAACAATCTCATCACCCACAAAAGAAATCCCATGCCCTTTAGCAGTCTTGCCTTCAGTTTTGGAAGTCTTTTGTGCTTAATCTAGAATTATTTGACAGATATTTTTCTCTCAGCATTTAAGAAATGTTGTTCTATTGTCTTCTAGCCTacatagtttctgatgagaagtctggAGTCATACCTTTGTTCctctgtaaataatattttttttttcctctggctgctttataagatttatttttagcactggttttcagcaatttgattAGGATAGATTTGGTAGATTCTGATGTGTTTATTCTGCTTGAAGTTCATTGAAATTCTTGGATCCATGTGTTTACAGTTTTCACCAAATTTGCAAAATGTTCAGCAATTCCTTTCTTAAGTACTTTTTGGTCTCCCTTATCCACCTAGATAGAGACATAGATCTACAACCACAGGTCCCTGAGGggcttttcatgtttttcagtCTTTTCGTCTCTCTGCTTAAGTTTGAATTCTTTATAATGCTGtgtcttcaagtttactgatATTTTCTTCCGAAATACCCAATCTACTGCTAATTCCTTTCAGAAGATTTTCCACTTCAGCCATCGTATTGTTCATTTCTACAAGTACCAGtggtttctttttatatcttccatAACTCTGCTATTTATGTTCATGTTTCCTTAAAATACTGAAACATATTTACAGTAGCTATTTTAAAGTCATTatgtgctcatttaccattcctgTCATTTCTGGGCCTATTGTTACTGACTTTTCTTCTGGGTTTGGGTCACATTTCCTAGTTTCCTTTTATTAGGTTGCTGTTTGTTactattacttttaatgacaaaacccacaattacttttgcaacaacctaatacAACTAggttgtaatttttctttcttttttttttgagagacaaggtcttgcttattacccagactggagagcagtggtgcaaccatagctcactgcagcctcaaaatcctgggcccaagcaatcctcccaccccagcatcccatgtagctgggagtaccagcatgcaccaccatgccaggctaatttttaaattttttgtagagacagggtcttgctatgtcacgcaggctgatcttgaactcccagcctcaaaaGATCCttgcacctcggcctcccaaagtggagggattatagtcatgagctgctgtgcctagCCATCACCAGCAAGTTTTGATTGGACACTGAACACTTATAACTTTTACATTGTTGAatgctggatttttaaaaatctcgtGAAAAGTGTTGGGCTTTGCCCTGGCAGGCAGTTTATTTGCAGATCAGCatgatctcttaaaaaaataattaatcaaaaaatagaggtggggtctctttatgtttcccaagctggtctccaattcctgatctcaagcaatcctcctatgttggcctcccaaggtgctggattacaggtgtgagcctccgcgcccagccAGCATCTTTCTGAGGCTTGTGTTCTGCTTTGGCAGAGCaggttcactgtagccttcacTCTAGGGCTGTTTTGTCTTCCGGATAAGACATGACCCTTTTGGAGTCCACGCTGCATGCCCTGGGGTTCAACAAGGAATCTCCGCCCTGGACGGGACTCAGATGTTTCCCAAATCCAGAAATTGTTTCGCTGGCAGCCACCTGGTCATGCTCTGCCCCACTGTGTGAAATTCCTCTATGACTGCCGGGCTTCGTGCTTGGTCAAAGACTCCAAGTCACCTGTGCAGATCGGTGCTCTTGTCCGCTGTGCGCCCACCCCTCTGGCATCGTGCCCAACAAGTTCCAGCTGTGCCTGCCTTTCTAGTCActgtctcctgcctcaggacGATGCCACGCTCCCCTTGgatctctcccccaaccccacgcTATCCTTCCAGAAACTGCCTCCAGGAAGGAAGCTGGGGCAATCACAGGCCTCGCCTCACTTAACTTGTTCCCTTCTCTTAGTTCTGAACCCCAGAGTCTGGAAATGGTTGTTTCATATATTGTGTCCAGCTTCCTTGTTGTTGACGGTGGCTAGACAAGTCCAGTCCCAGTGACTCCAACATGACCAGGGctgtctgttattattttttaaaataatagattaacCAGAGGCGATCTTTCAAACCAACTGTGAGATGTCAGCCCTCATCTCTAAGCTACgtacacaaaaatcaaacatTCAGATAATCCCTGGGAGAGGTCTGACCCAGGTCACGCTACGATGACACAGAGCGACTCTCCCTAGAAATACTCCTTGTCATCGTCACCTCCTGTCCTTAGCATCCTCTGACAAAGATTCCATTTCTGTCTCTGGCACATGCTGTAACCACAGGGAACTGCTTTGGAAACAACATTGAAAACGTCCCCTGCAAACTGGGTGTGGTGAGACAGGGAGtacagaacagaaaataaactgtttttcatgtttttattctttcttttctagaaaCAGAACATTTCCTCCGGGAGGAACAAGTCAGGGGCtgtggagggaagggggaggtaGGGACCATGTGGAACGGCTGCCTTCGGGCCTCCCTGCTCAGCCCTAGGAGGTGCAGGCAGAGGAGGGCCGGTGCAGTCTTGCTGCCCGGGCGAGGACCCAGTCTCAGCAGCCAGCACTCCACTGCTTGCTTGCTCTGTGCCATGCACCAGACCCAAAGCGGGGCAGCCCacccctgccctcacagagctccCTGTGAGGAGGCCTCTGGACACACCGCGACAGAAGGGTGCAGACTGTGGGCCCTGGGACAGCCTCGCTGCAGGATGCAGAGGGCAGATCACGGGAGGGAGCAGGAGGATGAaggcaagggagggagggaaggagaaaggccGGGAGAGGCCGGGGCGGCAGAGGCCAGGTGCCCGCTCACTCACCGGCAGACGGCGCACACAAAGCAGTCGGGGTGGTAGGTCTTGCCCAGCGCCGACACCACCTCACCCTCGATGAACTGGTCACAGCTGAAGCAGCGGGTGCCGTAGAGCCTCTGGTAGTCCAGCGTGCAGATGTACTCGCCCTGCCGCACAAAGAAGCCGCCCTCGGCCAGGTCGCAGCCGCATGCTGGGGGAGGACGGGTGAGGCGGTGTTAGCAGCAGAGGGGACCATCTCCACGTCcctcaggccccaggtggacccCCCTCCACACACGCACCACCACCTGACGCAGGCACCGAGGCCTCAGCACACACTTGGGGTGGCTCACTCAACTCTTAATGGGCCAGGCTCCCGGGACAGACTCCAGCTCTGGCCCCTGGCCTGTTGGTGAGTGGACTTTCCTTACAGAAGCTTGGGAAAAGGGCGCTGACCAGGACAAGAGCCAGGCTCTCCTGAGGGGctgcccagcctcccaccctCGCTAGGGTGCCCCCAGCCTCTGTGACCCTGCCAGGAATGGTCCCTGAGCCCTTTCTGTCCTCTAGTGGGCTGTTTCCAGCACTGGGCATACAGATCAGGAAGGGGCTAAAGCCTGATCACCCACTGTGTGCTAGACTCTGTGCTGGGGGCCGAAGGTTCCCAGGAGGACAGACTAGGTCCTTGTGGTTGGTGCCTCCAGCCCCGCTCGAGACTTCCCAGCGCCCTCCCCCACTCCTCTGGGTCTCCATGCCCTCATGGTCCTCGGTGCCTGTCTCCCCACAGTGTGAACAAGGCCAGCCCTACAGGAGGAGAGAGCCTGTGGGTTCCCGAAAGGAAAGAACTTGGTCTCTTTTCCCAGCACACACCCGCCCCAGGAAGCTGCAGCCCTGGAGCTCCATGGAGGGCTGAGGGTTCTCTGCCAGGTGGGGAAGGGAACACTTGCCCTCAGGACGACCTGCTGGTAATCACCAGCTCAGAGGCCCTGAGTCCTTGTCCTGAGACACGAGTGCATTCCTCCCATAAGCTTCCCCTCCAGTGCCAGGGCCACGTGGAGGCCATGCCTGGTTTCAGAGGGAGCAGCCCACAGCCTCCTCTGACCTGGctggcccagcccctccctgctAGCATCACAGAGGAAcccctgcagccccagcccctcTGGCCTGGCCAGTCCTGGGTCCTGCCTGCTGGGTCAGTGCAGCTCACAGCCACCAAGGAAGGGCTTTGAGAAACCATGTAGCCCTCATATATTTTAAAGCTGACATCTAAAAGTTGTCATTACAATGTTAACTGCTTGCAAAGGATGGCGTTTCTGCATATTGTGACTATGCGCACCTTTAAAGTGAACGGTTACATCATTCCTTCGAGGGCATCCAGTGGGATATCAAGTCCAAAGCAAGACCCTCAACATCTGCCTACAAAACCCCCAACAGCGCTCTGGGAACAAACTGGCTGGAAGCACCAGAGCGGCTGGAAAGCCTGTATTCCGGCGTTTAGTTTTCTCCATTTCTACAAAGAGACGTTTGCTCTTCTGATGTGGTGAGATGTCCACCGAGCAGCTTGGATTCCAGATGCAGGAGCTGCcgggattcaaatcccagctccacctgcATAGTGTGCTGTGTCcctgggcaagttccttaacctctttGGGCCTCCTTGTCCTCATCTAGCACACAGAACCTCCTTCAGAGGGGTACACAGCAGCACAGATGAGCATCCCGTGAGCCAGTGCGACCTGAGACCTGAGTCCTGCCTGGCTCAGCGTCGAGGCCCTGGCTGCTGCTGTAATGGCTGGTCCTAAGAGGCCCGAGCCAGAGATGCTGATTCTGAATTCTGTCTCAATGTGAGAATGAAAATCCAGAATGAAACGCAGTCTAGACGGTCTGGGAGGGATGCGGACACAATGTGAGATGCCTGCACTCGCTCCTCCTGGGTGTTCCGGGGCATTTATGAGAAACAGCCAAGGACTGCCAGCATCAAAGGGAAGCTCCAGACAGGTGGGCCTCAGCCCCAGGCCAGGGTGCCCTAGCTCGGCACTCCACGCTCTGGCTCATGAAGATCCAGAAGGAAACCCGGGCTGAGGATGAAAATGCTTTGTCTGATCTTGCACCATAGTGTCGACCAAGCAAATACATCCCAACTGGGGAGGAGCAGAGATGTGGGGGCCTCACTTTGGAGCATCGTAGTATTCTGGTGTCAGAGCCGCCCGCACCAAGACACTAGCTCGATGGTGATCGGGCTCGCAGCACTCACGGCTCTggcatttgtctatttctgtgttCTTCATAAAGACATGATGGCGTGGGATGTTCCTTAAAGGAGGAACATGTGACAGTGGTTCTGGTGCCCCACTCCAGCACCGTGAGTCCGCTCCCGGGAGCACCAGGCAAGTGAGTACGTCCAGGCCCAGCCGTTACCTGGGAGGTTGCTGGTCAGATTCTAGCTGTCCTGAGTATGCCAAGGTCACCACAAGGCGGTTAAAACCCAGACCTctggcccggtgcggtggctcatgcctgtaatcccagcactttgggaggccgaggcaggtggatcatgaggtcaggagatcgaggccatcctggctaacacggtgaaaccccatctctaccaaaaatacaaaaaattagctgggcacagtgatgggtagtcccagctactcgggaggctgaggcaggagaatggcatgaacccgggaggcggagcttgcagtgagccgagatcgtgccactgcactccagcctgggcgacagagcgagactccgtttcaaaacaaaaaacaaaacaacaacaacaacaaaaacaaaaaccccagacCTCTGTCCGCTAAAAATAAAACGTTCAAGTTCCCTGGTCATTTTAGAAGTCCTTAAGGACACAACACATTGTTCTTATATTGCGTTTTGTCATTTATCAAATTAGCACAGACACTGGCGGGAggcaggggaggtgggggagatGGCAGCACCATCCTTCAGGCACACGCTGTGGTCATTTACAAGAAACAGGCAGGAGAGGGTGGCGGCCGGGGGGAAAGGGTGAATCAGCACCACTTTCTGGAACACCAGTTGGCACTGACTGAGGAATGTGAAAACTTCCCAccctttgatccagcagtccctcTCCTGGGATTGTCCCAAAGAAATGACCATGACTGTCACAGAAATTCAGTTGCAACAATGTTCCCTGCATTATAGATACAGTAAAATGTCATACACAGATCCCTGGGCTTTAGAGTCAGGCAGCCTGGGCTTGAGTCCTTGCTCCTCCCACttctcagctgtgtgaccttgaccaagttacttatcctctctgaacctcagagtCCTCATGTGTAGAATAGAGGTAGCAATATCAATCTTGCATGGTGGCTGTAAGAAATCAATGAGATgaaggtcgggcgtggtggctcacgtctgtaatcccagcactttgggaggctgaggcgggcggatcacctgaggtcaggagttcgagaccagcctgaccaacatggagaaatcccgtctctactaaaaatacaaaattagccgggagtggtggtgcatgcctgtaatcccagatactcgggaggctgaggcaggagaatcgattgaacccgggaggcggaggttgtagtgagccgagatcacaccacggcactccagcctgggcaacaagaatgacactctgtctcgaaaaaaaaaagaaaagaaaagaaaaagaaatcaatgagaTGAGGTTTAACAAGTCATGCTTTGGAAGGAATTTGGGAGGATATTGACATGAATGTGAGGAATTTGTATGGTGAGAAAGTGCCCACACACTAATTTGAAGTGAACGAATCAGGCATACGGCTGGTATGCCTTCAAATTTTAAAGAGACTCAGACAAGGGGAAAGCTGGGAGGAATATACACCCAGATCCGAACAGGGACCACCCAAGGTGCCGTCCACCCACTGCTCTCTATTTTTCTATATTGGTGAGTGGAAGAAGGAGATGCCAATTCACATCAAAACACAAGAAAACAGAGAACCCCAGGGGCCTTAACCTGGGCGAGGGCTCCAGGGCTGGCCAGTCATCGCGGCTCCGAGTCTTGGCCCAGCCTGGTTCAGGGTCCCCTTCTGTGAATAACAGGGCGATGGGGTGGACGTCATCTGAGATGCCTCCTGCCGGGACTTTCACAACTCTGCCATGTGATCTTGACTCTCCTGGCACCCTGTGCAGCTCAGGCTGTGCGGAACAAGGAGTGCCCTGGGCCGGGTCCAAGACCCACCTGTCTGGAGCTTCCCTTTGATGCTGGAGGCCCACGGCTGCTTCTCATAAACGCCTGGAATGCCCAGGAAGCACGTGTGCAGGCATCTTGCACCATTCCTTCATTCTTCCCAGACCGCCTAGAACAGGCGGCTACTTATAGTCCCAGATGGAGGCATCCTCAGGGCCAACTCCACCTGCCTTGTGTGCGCAGCTCACGGACTCTCCTCCTGGACACACGTCCTTCCCTGCCTGTTTTCTTGGCTCTTGCTAAAATCGTGGACTGGCTCAGTGCCACTTCCAATTGGACCACAAAATGCCTGCTTTCCTGAGGGCACACGTGGGCAGGGCCTCATCTTTTCATCATTGCAAGTAGGAGACAACAGATCATGGTTAAAACATATTCCCAAAGCTCAGAGCTCAGCCATCCTTTGAAGGCCAAGTAAACCAGATTCGTTTTTACAGACACTCTGTGCTATGCATTTGACGTATTTATGTTCTACATGTATTCCCATTTGTAGGGTAAAGACAGAGCCAGCTGGATCTTAAAGACATCCAGAATGAGATACCTTCACTCCCCTCATCCCAGCCGCCATCAGCTCCAGTCTAGGTGCCTGCACCTGCTTCTACCCTCCTCCCGACTCCCAACCTGGCTTCCATGCACCAGCAAGCACCCAGAGATCCATGGAAAACTACAAGGATGGAGCAGCACCCTCCTCTGTGCTTCCTCGCTGGTGTCAAAGCCGCAGTCCTTGCAGGGATGCAGAGGCTCTACTTCCTTTATCCCCTTAGTCATTCTGCTCCAGCCACATGGGCCTCCTGCTGTTCCCAAACCTGCCTGCTTCCGGGTCtctgcactggctgttccctctggTGGGAACACTCTTCCTTCACtaactccctcacctccttccaaCAGGCTTTGCCCAGAGGTCACCTCCTCTGTGAGGCCCACCCTGACCACTAGTTTGCATCTTTCCTTCCCTAGCAGGGCTCACTTTCTAGCACATGATGAAATTcgcttatttattctttattgtgtttattgtctgtctccttgCATGAGAACTGGTCCCCATGAGGACAggatgtctgttttgttcacagcTATCTTCCATACACcctgaacagtgcctggcacatagtaaatgctcaataaatagttgctGAATGCCTTTACTTAGAAAAACTGGGTTGAGGCACCTGCCTAAGAGCCACATGAGCtgtgggtggcagaggtggaatttGAATGCCCAAGCCCGGGGCAGCGATGGACAAGCGGATAATCATATGATTTCACAGATTTCCCTGTGAAATTGAGGCACAAGTGCCTGGGGAGTGGGAACCCAACATAGTGGGACCTCTTGAATCAGAATTAGGTTGTGATACAATTGTTTTCCCTGCGAACAGACGCTGCTTTGGCTCACCTGGTAATGTGCCTTCCCGAGGATGGCCATGATTGGGCTAAATCAGCCACGATCCCCCCGTTCCTGTTTGCCAGTGGGGGTGAACGTGTGACcgagttctggccaatgagtcATATGGGGAGTCTATGGGGACTTCAGGAAAGAGCTCTCCTCCCTAATGAGAGGGAGGGTTATGCGAGGAGACAGCCTTTGCCTGTGCACACCTCCAGGCTGGATGCCATGCAGTGAGAACGTGATGTTGGAGCAACAGCAGCCATCTGAGACCATGAGGAGAGGCACTGATGACAGGCACAGGGTGCTGTGTGGGAGAGAGAACGTTTGGGCGTCTGTGATGACCCTGGTCAGTTGTTTAATTAGCCAACCCTGGGATAGGGGTATGGGGCTACCTTCAGACTTCGTGTTAAGATGATAAATATCCATGTTGGATATTTATGAGTTGGGTCTTCTTTTTATTCATCCCAATGCACCCTCAATGATTCATAAGCTGCACTCTCATAAGAGCCTGGAGAGAAGATTAATCCAAGACTGTATGGTCCTCATGCTTAAACAAATGCAGCTCATTTGAAAGCTTGCAGGAAATCTTAGTTACTCTGTGCCGTTCTCCAGCGCAGAGGCCACCCACCGAAGGCAGAGCTTTCCCGGGAGAAGGGGTGGTCACTGCCCTGGCTGCCACATCTGCAGGGCCAACAGTCCTGGCacaggtgcctggcacacagtgagactctacctGGCTGGGGGTGGGTACGTGGTGGATCTTGGCACCGGCCTGCCCTCAGACCCCTGCCACTGCTGGAGCCCATGGTCACTAACTGTCTTGGGTGATGGAGTGTGAGTCCCTGGCCCTGGGTCAGCCTGCCATTGACACTGTCTCATCCCACTGCCTGTAGCTGGCGAGGAAGGGGTTATGGTTATTCCACACCCACTGGAGGAGGCCGAAGTGGCCTCTGCCCAGGTGACACAGGAGGGGGACCCAGGGCAGTTTCCATCACCCATGAATCCCCTGGGTCACAGGAGGTGATGAACTTGACTCTGGGGTCTGATGCATTTTGTTGCATGCCCAAGGTCTGTGCTTATGGAAATCCTTTCAAATAAAGTGCAAGCTTCccctttgtcttttaaaataggcTTTTAAAAAGAGGCATCTAATGGATTTTGCTTTCCAGAAACGTGGCAAATGTATCTTTATGGAGAGTTGAAAAAATTAGACCAGACAAATCCCACAATGCCCTGGAAAGCCCTAATGAAAAGCATGAAATCCACCAGCTGCAGGGAGAGAAAGGCCAGGGCGGAGGCCACCCCTTCTCCCAGGCAAGTGCCCCCTGGCGCTGACACACCCCCTTCACTCTGCAGCCCGGGTGGGTATCCTGAGGCTTGcgaaggcaggtggaccacctgctTGTTTATGGAAATGTGGAGGATGGGGGCCGgccacactcacacccacagcTCATGCCCTCACTCTCAGAAAACAAATCCTTCCCTGCGTGTGCTGGACAGGGTGCTGTTCACTTAATCATTCTTCCAGAGCAGCCCCCAGAACTGCCTGGGTCTGCACATGAGAACTGGGCTTCCTGCTGCCTTTGTCAGGCAGGGCAGTGGTATTGGGGTACCCAGGGCATCAGGGTGCTGTGGGCAGAATTCACTGAGGGCAGAGCCAGGCTGTAGATGTGCAGGCAATCCCCCATCCAGGTGATTCTTAGGGCATTGAGTGCCCCCAGTGATGTCTCTGATAGTCAGCCATGTCCTTGGACAGAGTCTCAGCATCTCTGAAGGGCGGGGCTGGGGTCTGCCTCAGCCCAAGGGATCCAGGGCATTCCCACTCCTGCCAGAAATGGGGCAGCCCCCTTGGGGTCCCAGGGCCAGTGGAGAGCTGGCTGGGCTCAGCATCTTCCATAAGTCACCAACCCTCCACAGGGTCCCAGGTGCCATGCTGTGGACTTAGGCCTCCTCCAGGACCAGCGGCACCAGGGTCAGTTCTCAGATGGTTCCCTTTTAGCAGCAGAAGAGTCTAGGCCACTGTTTTCAAGCTTCCTTTTCAAGCAACAGGACTCTACACACAGTCTTTACACTGCACCTGCAGACACGAAGTGGACTAGTGGACAATGTCTGCACTCCGATGGGCAGGGCTGAGACAGCACCTGCTCCCCTCCTGCTGCCCCCCCATACCCAGGAGACCCTCAAGGCGCCTCCACAGAAACCCAGGAGGGAAGACCCTGGCCCAGGGGCTGCAGACATGCCTGGAATGCAAATCCCGGGCAAGCTCCTGGCGCCTCCAGACCTCAGTGTCCCCCTCTCTGAAACGCAGTCCTATGTCCCCCCCCTGGACTGCTGGTGCCGGGAGGATTCCCTTCCATCTGGAGCGGCCTTTCTTCTGACAGGCAGATTTCTACTCTCTTGAGGTTCTAGCCAGCATGCCACCTGCCCTGTGAAGTCCTTTCTGGAGTCTTCGAAATCCTTCCCCGTGGGCATCCCCCGCTACACACATGTGCTTGGTTtttactataaaaagtaaaaccaaggccgggcgcggtggctcaagcctgtaatcccagcactttgggaggccgagacgggcggatcacgaggtcaggagatcNNNNNNNNNNNNNNNNNNNNNNNNNNNNNNNNNNNNNNNNNNNNNNNNNNNNNNNNNNNNNNNNNNNNNNNNNNNNNNNNNNNNNNNNNNNNNNNNNNNNaaaaaaaaaaaaaaaaaaaaactcacctttTCAAATCGTATTGCACACCTTACCTAACATTATCACCCTCACCAGACAGTGAACGCATCCATGCTAAACCTTACGCCTTCTTGGTCTTTAGAACATTCAAGAGCCTGGTGCATAGCAGGGCCTCCTGGAGGCTTTGTGGAGCGGATGAATGCAGCCTGCAACCATCGGATGGGGGCCGTGCGACGCCTGATGAAAATCATGATGCTCAATTATCTGCTTGTGGCACATTTCCTAGTTTTGTTTGCCCAGAAAAAAGCCCACTGTCAGCACACTAGGATTCATCGAGGGTCGTTATGGTTAAGCGAGTGTGAATCTCCATATGGCCCAGGGGTTGGTCATACGAACCTGCAGAAGGCTGGCAGGCACGGGCCGCACACCGCAGCAGGGATGTGCAGTGTCCTTAATGTAATTCCTTTAAAACTGCAA from Piliocolobus tephrosceles isolate RC106 chromosome 3, ASM277652v3, whole genome shotgun sequence includes:
- the LOC111539108 gene encoding actin-binding LIM protein 2-like, translating into MSAVSQPQATPSPLEKSPSTAILCNTCGNVCKGEVLRVQDKYFHIKCFVCKACGCDLAEGGFFVRQGEYICTLDYQRLYGTRCFSCDQFIEGEVVSALGKTYHPDCFVCAVCR